A single region of the Phyllostomus discolor isolate MPI-MPIP mPhyDis1 chromosome 14, mPhyDis1.pri.v3, whole genome shotgun sequence genome encodes:
- the LOC114489411 gene encoding histone H2B type 1-C/E/F/G/I, whose protein sequence is MPEPAKSAPAPKKGSKKAVTKAQKKDGKKRKRSRKESYSVYVYKVLKQVHPDTGISSKAMGIMNSFVNDIFERIAGEASRLAHYNKRSTITSREIQTAVRLLLPGELAKHAVSEGTKAVTKYTSSK, encoded by the coding sequence ATGCCTGAGCCAGCCAAGTCCGCCCCCGCCCCGAAGAAGGGCTCCAAGAAGGCGGTGACCAAGGCGCAGAAGAAGGACGGCAAGAAGCGCAAGCGCAGCCGCAAGGAGAGCTACTCGGTGTACGTGTACAAGGTGCTGAAGCAGGTGCACCCCGACACCGGCATCTCGTCCAAGGCCATGGGCATCATGAACTCGTTCGTGAACGACATCTTCGAGCGCATCGCGGGCGAGGCGTCGCGCCTGGCGCACTACAACAAGCGCTCGACCATCACGTCGCGGGAGATCCAGACGGCCGTGCGCCTGCTGCTGCCCGGGGAGCTGGCCAAGCACGCCGTGTCCGAGGGCACCAAGGCCGTCACCAAGTACACCAGCTCCAAGTAG
- the LOC114489450 gene encoding LOW QUALITY PROTEIN: histone H2A type 1-like (The sequence of the model RefSeq protein was modified relative to this genomic sequence to represent the inferred CDS: deleted 1 base in 1 codon) has protein sequence MSGRGKQGGKARAKAKTRSSRAGLQFPVGRVHRLLRKGNYAERVGAGAPVYLAAVLEYLTAEILELAGNAARDNKKTRIIPRHLQLAIRNDEELNKLLGKVTIAQGGVLPNIQAVLLPKKTESHHKAKGK, from the exons ATGTCTGGACGCGGTAAGCAGGGCGGCAAGGCGCGCGCCAAGGCCAAGACGCGCTCGTCGCGGGCCGGGCTGCAGTTCCCCGTGGGCCGCGTGCACCGCCTGCTGCGCAAGGGCAACTACGCCGAA CGGGTCGGCGCCGGCGCGCCCGTGTACCTGGCGGCCGTGCTGGAGTACCTGACGGCCGAGATCCTGGAGCTGGCGGGCAACGCGGCGCGCGACAACAAGAAGACGCGCATCATCCCGCGCCACCTGCAGCTGGCCATCCGCAACGACGAGGAGCTCAACAAGCTGCTGGGCAAGGTGACCATCGCGCAGGGCGGCGTGCTGCCCAACATCCAGGCCGTGCTGCTGCCCAAGAAGACCGAGAGCCACCACAAGGCCAAGGGCAAGTAA
- the LOC114489502 gene encoding uncharacterized protein LOC114489502, with product MARTKQTARKSTGGKAPRKQLATKAARKSAPATGGVKKPHRYRPGTVALREIRRYQKSTELLIRKLPFQRLVREIAQDFKTDLRFQSSAVMALQEACEAYLVGLFEDTNLCAIHAKRVTIMPKDIQLARRIRGERAWNPSTAIDNISPLSSKNGKLLNPVGECWQLCIYPVLHAQQREPLAGATADLKAVLRPEDIGVWDQFGHRLGLAGNVGSQCHPGPLYEDSSSPPCARRDASPAMRSKMSFTNEFMMPMALDEMPTNQVEFDVINTNQNRSGLSCELCLQSLTMARTKQTARKSTGGKAPRKQLATKAARKSAPATGGVKKPHRYRPGTVALREIRRYQKSTELLIRKLPFQRLVREIAQDFKTDLRFQSSAVMALQEACEAYLVGLFEDTNLCAIHAKRVTIMPKDIQLARRIRGERA from the exons ATGGCTCGCACCAAGCAGACAGCTCGTAAATCCACCGGCGGGAAAGCCCCGCGCAAGCAGCTGGCCACCAAGGCCGCCCGCAAGAGCGCGCCGGCCACCGGCGGCGTCAAGAAGCCGCACCGCTACCGGCCCGGCACCGTGGCCCTGCGCGAGATCCGCCGCTACCAGAAGTCCACCGAGCTGCTGATCCGCAAGCTGCCCTTCCAGCGCCTGGTGCGCGAGATCGCGCAGGACTTCAAGACCGACCTGCGCTTCCAGAGCTCGGCCGTCATGGCGCTGCAGGAGGCGTGCGAGGCCTACCTGGTGGGCCTGTTCGAGGACACCAACCTGTGCGCCATCCACGCCAAGCGCGTCACCATCATGCCCAAGGACATCCAGCTGGCGCGCCGCATCCGCGGGGAGCGGGCGT GGAACCCCTCAACAGCTATTGACAACATTTCCCCGCTTTCCTCCAAAAACGGCAAGCTCCTGAACCCTGTCGGAGAGTGCTGGCAGCTGTGCATTTACCCAGTTCTGCACGCCCAGCAGCGGGAGCCCCTAGCCGGGGCCACCG CAGACCTGAAGGCGGTTCTGCGCCCCGAGGACATTGGTGTCTGGGACCAGTTTGGGCACCGCTTGGGCCTGGCTGGAAACGTGGGGTCCCAGTGCCACCCAGGGCCCCTCTATGAGGATTCCAGCTCCCCTCCG TGCGCCAGGCGCGACGCCTCGCCCGCGATGCGCTCGAAGATGTCGTTCACGAACGAGTTCATGATGCCCATGGCCTTGGACGAGATGCCC ACCAATCAGGTGGAGTTTGACGTTATAAATACGAACCAGAACAGGAGCGGCCTCAGTTGTGAACTTTGTTTGCAGTCCCTAACCATGGCTCGGACCAAGCAGACGGCGCGCAAGTCCACGGGCGGGAAGGCCCCGCGCAAGCAGCTGGCCACCAAGGCCGCTCGCAAGAGCGCTCCGGCCACCGGCGGCGTCAAGAAGCCGCACCGCTACCGGCCCGGCACCGTGGCCCTGCGCGAGATCCGCCGCTACCAGAAGTCCACCGAGCTGCTGATCCGCAAGCTGCCCTTCCAGCGCCTGGTGCGCGAGATCGCGCAGGACTTCAAGACCGACCTGCGCTTCCAGAGCTCGGCCGTCATGGCGCTGCAGGAGGCGTGCGAGGCCTACCTGGTGGGCCTGTTCGAGGACACCAACCTGTGCGCCATTCACGCCAAGCGCGTCACCATCATGCCCAAGGACATCCAGCTGGCGCGCCGCATCCGCGGGGAGCGGGCGTAA
- the LOC114489374 gene encoding LOW QUALITY PROTEIN: histone H2B type 1-C/E/F/G/I-like (The sequence of the model RefSeq protein was modified relative to this genomic sequence to represent the inferred CDS: deleted 1 base in 1 codon) has protein sequence MPEPAKSAPAPKKGSKKAVTKAQKKDGKKRKRSRKESYSVYVYKVLKQVHPDTGISSKAMGIMNSFVNDIFERIAGEASRLAHYNKRSTITSREIQTAVRLLLPGELAKHAVSEGTKAVTKYTSSK, from the exons ATGCCCGAGCCAGCCAAGTCCGCGCCCGCCCCGAAGAAGGGCTCCAAGAAGGCC GTGACCAAGGCCCAGAAGAAGGACGGCAAGAAGCGCAAGCGCAGCCGCAAGGAGAGCTACTCGGTGTACGTGTACAAGGTGCTCAAGCAGGTGCACCCCGACACGGGCATCTCGTCCAAGGCCATGGGCATCATGAACTCGTTCGTGAACGACATCTTCGAGCGCATCGCGGGCGAGGCGTCGCGCCTGGCGCACTACAACAAGCGCTCGACCATCACGTCGCGGGAGATCCAGACGGCCGTGCGCCTGCTGCTGCCCGGGGAGCTGGCCAAGCACGCCGTGTCCGAGGGCACCAAGGCCGTCACCAAGTACACCAGCTCCAAGTAG
- the LOC114489377 gene encoding histone H4 isoform X1, translating into MSGRGKGGKGLGKGGAKRHRKVLRDNIQGITKPAIRRLARRGGVKRISGLIYEETRGVLKVFLENVIRDAVTYTEHAKRKTVTAMDVVYALKRQGRTLYGFGG; encoded by the coding sequence ATGTCTGGTCGCGGCAAAGGCGGGAAGGGGCTCGGCAAAGGCGGCGCCAAGCGCCACCGCAAGGTGCTGCGCGACAACATCCAGGGCATCACCAAGCCCGCCATCCGGCGCCTGGCCCGCCGCGGCGGCGTCAAGCGCATCTCCGGCCTCATCTACGAGGAGACCCGCGGGGTGCTCAAGGTGTTCCTGGAGAACGTGATCCGGGACGCCGTCACCTACACGGAGCACGCCAAGCGCAAGACGGTCACGGCCATGGACGTGGTCTACGCGCTCAAGCGCCAGGGCCGCACCCTCTACGGCTTCGGCGGCTGA
- the LOC114489378 gene encoding histone H1.3 produces MSETAPVAPAAPAPAEKTPVKKKAKKAGAAKRQASGPSVSELITKAVAASKERSGVSLAALKKALAAAGYDVEKNNSRIKLGLKSLVSKGTLVQTKGTGASGSFKLNKKAASGEAKPKAKKAGAAKPKKAAGAAKKPKKAAGSATPKKSAKKTPKKAKKPAAASAGAKKVTKSPKKVKAAKPKKAPKSPAKAKAPKPKAGKPKAAKPKATKAKKSTPKKK; encoded by the coding sequence ATGTCGGAGACCGCTCCAGTTGCTCCTGCCGCTCCCGCTCCTGCGGAGAAAACACCTGTAAAGAAGAAAGCGAAGAAAGCCGGCGCCGCCAAGCGCCAGGCGTCCGGGCCGTCGGTGTCTGAGCTCATCACCAAGGCCGTGGCCGCCTCCAAGGAGCGCAGCGGCGTGTCGCTGGCCGCGCTCAAGAAGGCGCTGGCGGCCGCGGGCTACGACGTGGAGAAGAACAACAGCCGCATCAAGCTGGGCCTCAAGAGCCTGGTGAGCAAGGGCACCCTGGTGCAGACCAAGGGCACCGGCGCCTCGGGCTCCTTCAAGCTCAACAAGAAGGCGGCCTCCGGGGAGGCCAAACCCAAGGCCAAGAAGGCGGGCGCGGCCAAGCCCAAGAAGGCTGCTGGGGCGGCCAAGAAACCCAAGAAGGCCGCGGGGTCAGCCACCCCCAAGAAGAGCGCCAAGAAGACCCCGAAGAAGGCGAAGAAGCCGGCGGCGGCGTCTGCAGGGGCCAAGAAAGTGACCAAGAGCCCGAAAAAGGTGAAAGCGGCGAAACCCAAGAAGGCGCCCAAAAGTCCAGCCAAGGCCAAGGCGCCTAAGCCCAAGGCGGGGAAGCCTAAAGCCGCGAAACCCAAGGCTACAAAGGCGAAGAAGTCGACGCCCAAGAAAAAGTAA